The genomic window tttaaattatttgttgttttttgcctttatctttatttataattaacatgtaacacTAACATAGCCTTTTAAGTTtgtactacaactaatattttttatggacacaatgtctgaaataaacaatttttaattttaatttttaatttaattttaaaaagcgAATAGGCTGTTCTCTTTGCGACGTATCTTCCGTATATTTAACGACGTTCGCAAAAATATGATTATATTTCCTCAAACATACGGGAAGCTCGTAAATTTTCAAATAACACATAGTTATGGCGAAAATGTCTTTTGTATATTGTAGTTTTAATGTACACTTGGGTTTGAAAAGGTAACATTTGCATTGTTTTAAGCCTACAAATACACTTGGGAGCAATAAAAAAACGGGTAATTTTAAATGGATATTTAAAGACCCATTATCAATAAAGTGACTCGTTTTAATTACTGTCGAGTATTTGAGAGACGTTATAAAAAGCTGTATACCTAGGTCATTAAATCATAGGCACCTACCCTATACTTTATATTTTCATACCTGTAGCATTTTGCAGGCGACAATTCATTCCACGGTTTAtgtgtgcgaggcaggaagtttctggagaaacgcactgTTAAGGACcatgccacagaataagtaatagtattaacaatttatcatacagaacggccacgcaccgccccgccccgactcgaattacctcgcccagcgacagcagattgacggccgtttgccggccgctcagtactatttttaagcaactcacactatgacgcatccAATTCTTTGAACGATCCCAATATAGCACAAGTAGTGGCACTACGTTTTGAACTCATACTTATAAATCGTAACTAATTAACTCAACTGTACTTTTATAGCATAAATAATAACTTAGGCACAAAGAAAACACTCGCGAGTCAAGTCATAAACATTCTAGacaaaagttgaaatttgaggGTAGTTTTAAGTTGAAACGTGACAAATGCGAATGCAATGGTAACGTTTCGTTTCACGCAAATCATAATATCAAGTATGTTATACaactaaatataacaaaaagttatttttttttgaaaatttagcTAAAGATTAAATATTTCGTATggataaaaaatgcaattttttcaaaactttaaacGTCTGTAGAACCCTAATACCGTACttgtataacatttttaaatatatttttgtaatctaCATTTAATTACGCAACTTTTGAGAGGTCTTGCGTTggtgaaaactaaaaaaaaaaaattcgggaCACCCtagtgtacagacgtgccgttcacacatagaaacgcaagtgatttttgatgtatagcgtgtccgccctgtgaccatGCGAACCATGTAAGTGACTACAAAAAAGCAAAGCTTACCTGTAACAGTGAGCGACGCGTTGGCCCTTATGACCTTATGCATCTGCGCGGGTCCCACTTGGCATTGGTATTCCGCTTCGTCCTCCAGCGTCGAGTTCACTATCCTAAGGTTGTAAACGCACTTACCTATAACAGTGAGCGACGCGTTGGCCCTTATGACCTTATGCATCTGCGCGGGTCCCACTTGGCACTGGGTACTCCGCTTCGTCCTCCAGCGTTAAGTTCACTATCCTAAGGTTGTAAACGCACTTACCTATAACAGTGAGCGACGCGTTGGCCCTTATGACCTTATGCATCTGCGCGGGTCCCACTTGGCACTGGATACTCCGCTTCGTCCTCCAGCGTTAAGTTCACTATCCTAAGGTTGTAAACGCACTTACCTATAACAGTGAGTGACGCGTTGGCCCTTATGACCTTATGCATCTGCGCGGGTCCCACTTGGCACTGGTACTCCGCTTCGTCCTCCAGCGTTGAGTTCACTATCCTAAGGTTGTAAACGCCGTGGCGGCGGTCGCCGATCATCGTATAGCGTGGGTAGCCGGGTATGACGGAGGAGAAGCCTGGGGAAGAAAATAGGTAAGTTAGAAATATGAAAATTTGAGCAAAAACATTTGGAACATGCAGGCTTAACccattaaactattattaagtagaattgaatagaatagaatttttagaatatcatttatttcagtatacacagttatacaatacatacagagaaagaaagagaaaaaaagacTTTAAACTGTATATTACACTGAAAAAGGTGaacactcagcataatgccaggTCCTACAGAAGTAGTACgctgacgctggtcttccgtggacaCCTGGTGGTATTATTAACTTATAACCGACACAAAGAACCAGTATTATGCGCCATGTTAATAATGTTGTTTTGACATCAAAcaatagaagcggagcgtgaatctcgcgacctaaacgcgtaagcgccatgaattttgcGGCGCTTACGACGTCTTGGTCGCAtgttacaggttgtgattgcgataATTTCATTGCTTGGTATGGCttttctatagtaataataacttaatGTCTTAACCCTAGTTCTGGGGGGCGTCGTGGTAGTAATTCCGCGATCACAATACGCACATTGCGGGAAACACCGGTGGCTATTAAACTTTAAGTCACAAAGTGTGGCCACTGACCCCATGGCAAAAGGAAGGCGGGAAAACCCATAACAAGGTGGTCCAAGGATATTATAGCCACAgccggagaaaattggctaatcaaggcaaaagaccgagaaaggtggaaagatatggaggaggcctatacccaacaggggtccttaaaatagtaaaaatggaaaacaataatattacaaaacttttttatcatgtaaaactatttaaggaaaaataaaggcttaaataaataaataaataaggggtAGGCCCTTACCCCTTTTTCTCAGTATTCAGTAGAAAGAGCCGAGGGGTGATTTGTAACTACATTCCCACACCGACAAAAAAAGCTTAACCGTAGTTGAACTTAAGACTTCGCTTCGCTTGTTCGACAACAAGTgtgatttttagtgttccgtgcgaaactttgttttgacaaacggaacacttatgggatcacttcggtcttgcaaatcagttaaatgcgttttttattGATAGATTATGTGAATTTGTCACTCGAAACAGAGATGAATTGATCTCATAATCAACCTTCATAAACAAATCTCAAATaacttaaataggtaaaagagaTCTCTTATAAGACTAGGTAACAAGCAACCAACCTAATACTTTAAGAAAAAGGAAATTACTGTGATTCTGAACAAAAAAAGCATTACCTATCTATTCGTCAGTTACATTAGCAGTACTTCTCTCCTTTTGTGTTTCAAAAAGTTCAAAGCCTACACGATCTAGTTAATCTAGATATCAAACAGTCCAATCAAACTCCACACACAGTAAGACAGGCATCAAGTAGTGACAATCGCAATTGGCGCGACGCAACAACTCTCGGATCAGCGGAGCCATTGACAGCTAGAGATGACGGCACAACTGACAATCGCAATTGGCGCGACTCAGTGAAGCTATTGACAGCTAAAGATGAAGCTGAAGGGAAgctgacctgctagcatgagctGCGTTCTCGCGCGAGacacatctagcgcgacttcaagtgtGTCTCCCATGGAACGGGTGGAGTGAGGAGTCGGCGCGCATTTTACATTTGTACGGCCGCAAGCCGGTCGGCTTCTCGCGGACGCGGACGGCTTCGATCGGACTCCATCGCGTCtgccatacataatgtatagcCACATTGAAAATGCGCTCCGTCATGGCCCGACTCCAGCCGGTAGATGTGAATACATGAGACGGTTGACTGCCTATATTAGGGCGTGAGTTACAAGAGGAAGCGTTTACAAGACAAGGTGAAAccataaaaacggattatatcgcgtatattgaatttatactacatcccgacgttttatttcatgagtaactatcgcggtaaccgaaggcaATATTAACCTTTCGCGACCCGTCGGCTCCCTGGGGAGCCAGCTATATGTACCGTATGCCGTATTATATGTCGCCATATTGTATTATGGTATTGTATGTTGCCATATTTGTTCGGGTCTCGAAAGGTTAAGACAAGTGTAGTTTTCAACGATACATGCATAGCCCTACTCAGTGAAGACACAGCTAGAGATGACGGTTGGTTGACTGTATTATTAACGTGCAAGTAACAAGAGGTAGCGTTTACAATAAAAGTGTAGTTTACACAAAGACAGACATAACTGATAATCGCACTCGGCTCGACGCGACAACATACGGATCATGGAGCTATTAACAGCTAGAGATGACTGAGGTTTGACTGCTATATTAGAGCGCAAGTTTCAAGACGTAGCGTTTACAAAAGTGCAGTTTACAAGACAGGCATAACAGACAATCGCAATGGCGCGACAACATACGGATCTGTGGAGCCATTGACAGCTAGAGATGACGGCTGGTTGACTGCTTTATTAGGGCGCAAGTTACAAGAGGAAGCGTTTACAAGACGTGTAGTTCTGTTTAGGTAAACCAATAGACGCATAACTGATAAACGCAATTAGCGCGACAACGTACTCGTACGGATCAGTGAAGCCATTGACAGCTGCAAGTTAAAAGCGATAGCGTTTATTTAACACAGTCGTAACTGACAATAGCAGTagtaataaaatcaaaattacgGAAATATTACACATTACAATTTGCGCTTaccattttttataattaataaaaccttATTAAAAGGAGGTAGATtcattgtgacgtcacaaaatgcGTCGCCATACTATCAGATTAATTGTATTTGGCATTTCATAAACAGAAGCTGTTTTGATTAGACTATACACTACGCTATTGGCGCGACGCAAAGCTATGACAATTCACGGATCAATGACGCCATTGACTGCTAGAGATGACTGTATTATTTACCGCCCAAGTCATAAAATATAGCGTTTTGTAGCGTATAATACCAGAAACAGTCTCGTGCAAattcaaggctcggaaccggttttttcttcatacaaaaataccggtaaataaataaaagagaaAACCTGAACTTCAATAATTTTGCGTGAAATACGACCTAAACTTTGATTCACTAGTAAGTTTTTTTGTATACGgagtaaaaatatatcacataacTACCAATGTCATCACATGTGGCAATACGATATCTCACAACAGATGTGAGAATTACAGACAGATTCCAAATAATGTTACCATTAACTTGTAATGCAATCCATTTTAGTTCGAAAAATATTATCTATCCAGTCTAATGCCTATATTATCCAGTAAAGGAATGGAACTAATGAAAAGAACCAAAAACTAGACTTTCTAGTCCATAAccagaaaaaaactaaaacatctcagaaaaaatgtaacaaacaaCAGTCAAAATATTGCTATACGGACAACGAACCAAAACACATTACATCCCCTTCGTcgtgttttaaaaacaaagggcATCGTAAAGTCAAACCAAAGAGAATACGAGTACATCGGGAATCACGCAACGTTGACAGCCACAATGCAACATTCACTGCTTCGAATCACAACTCGGTCGAATACACTAGGCGTAATAAGTTATAGACAACTAgcgtttttgattttttgtgatttttttagaCTAcggcggtggcaaacaagctaCCGACGTAGGCGgaacctatgtacgcctgcaactccagaggagctacaagcgcgttgccgaccctaacactgcaccctcgttgagctctggcaaccttactcaccggcaggaacacaacactatgagtaaggTCTAGTGGTATTTGGctggttttctgtaaggtacttccctagttgggctctgctctagatctggaatgacatccgctgtgctgtgtcctaccacacaaagcgagatgacattcactgtgcccatacctctcatttggacgtagtttaagaacatacccgggtccaacgAGCAGAGGAATCACCTGATGGTCAGCCCACTGCCATGGATACACAGAGGTGTTGTAAAAGCGTCGCCAGAATTTAATATACGCTCTtctcttgaaggtttgaaggtcgtatcagtccggaaataccgcaggcgacagttcattccacagtttagctgtgcgaggcaggaagtttctggagaaacgcacagttgaggactgctaaacgtctaagtggtgaagatggaaatgttatTGTGTTGTGAATACCCATGTAATAGTAATGAGTATAATAGATATATTCAAGTaatgaataaagaaactcatTTGTTTGCAATTGTCGTGAAATGAAGTTAAAATCCCAGCTCATTTTAATTTCTTGCGGGCATTAAGTATTCTTTTAAAGGGAAATCACCTAACTTTTAAGACGTTAAAATAGAAACTTTCGTATCAGATACAGTCACAGATTTGTTGTGTTGTCAACAAAAATGGGTATATATTTAAGTTATCTAATAGATCATTGAACAACTCCGTTTTATTATAAAGCAATTATCTTTTtgataattttgttattatgaaACATTTTAtggatgtataaaaataataattattttaaatttactcaTGAATTCTTTATTATATGAGGTTTCATATCCAATTATCATAATTTAAATGAATACACAATTCGTGGTGATTGTGACAATCATTCGAATATTATTTATGATATCATTTTAATTGCCGAAGCACTATCAATACATTAATTAGACTATTTGTTTGAATTGCGAATGTATTGAAATGATCTGCGTTAATTAATAGTGTTGTACTTTAAAGCTATTTAACTTACAAAAGAAGAAAAGTTGTTCCATTTTGAAAACGTGAATTCGCGAATACAGATGAACACGAAAATGAAGTAAACGAGTATGAAAATGAACATAAGAATTAAGAGGACTCACCGAGTGCGAATCCATCTTTAGCCCACTGCACCTGCCCGGCCAGGTTAGCGACAGCACATTCTAGAACTGCCTCTGAACCCTCGTGAACTCGCAGGCTTCGGGGGACTATCCTGAAGTACTGCTGCTGGAAGCCGGCTACACACGCCAGCGCTGGAAAGAAGAAAATATGGTTGAGATATAAGTAAAACGAgcatttcacataaaagatcTTTGTCGGGGACGTGATGCGTATGGTACCTTAataaccatcatcatcatcattaacttaagagttattctcttgtcggtggagtatcttccagctttccctatcctacgccagctctttgactttttgatacgacacgaaccctactttttctttcacttgatctaaaaagctgtgTCTGGGTTTTCGCCTACCCTCTTCCTTCCCATCTGCCCTTCCagcatagttttaaagaagaagtcgtgtcgtattaagtgtccaataaTTTTCCAGAAACCTCTAGAAATCTGTATTATTATCAGTATTACAGTTGAATTTAAAGCTAAATTATCATGAcaaatatcggcttcttagctTTACCAGTAGTTTTAAAGAaatgaataggctgttactgaaccggtgagcttcatcttaggccctgtcttcactttccatcaggtgtgactagggccaatcgccgatcagtttatattaaa from Cydia strobilella chromosome 23, ilCydStro3.1, whole genome shotgun sequence includes these protein-coding regions:
- the LOC134751677 gene encoding irregular chiasm C-roughest protein-like, which translates into the protein MCATTRNLVAVLCALACVAGFQQQYFRIVPRSLRVHEGSEAVLECAVANLAGQVQWAKDGFALGFSSVIPGYPRYTMIGDRRHGVYNLRIVNSTLEDEAEYQCQVGPAQMHKVIRANASLTVIGKCVYNLRIVNLTLEDEAEYPVPSGTRADA